One stretch of Oceanipulchritudo coccoides DNA includes these proteins:
- a CDS encoding TVP38/TMEM64 family protein translates to MRLSEHRNLLWLALAAALLGSAVCALAVYIFREAIFPLPPLAEIREGVYSLLNTIPAPLYFLALVILPAFGVPLTLFYLTALPVLGHGNAFYGVMLTWVAIALNMAFTNLLTHGVFRPIIERLIRHRNMKIPRIRKENEWKIVLATRISPAPWALQNYLLALGHSRWRYYLWFSLPIQGGIGLAMMLLGESVLKGGFGYVLLAIFLIFVVNLLLQNFRKRLSRESVQPEI, encoded by the coding sequence ATGCGCCTATCGGAACATCGAAACCTGCTTTGGCTCGCCCTTGCCGCCGCCCTGCTCGGCTCAGCGGTGTGCGCCTTGGCAGTGTACATCTTCCGGGAGGCGATATTTCCATTGCCCCCGCTAGCGGAAATCCGGGAAGGCGTTTACAGCCTGCTCAACACGATCCCGGCGCCCTTGTATTTTCTGGCCTTGGTCATTCTTCCGGCCTTTGGCGTCCCGTTGACCCTCTTTTACTTGACGGCCCTGCCAGTTCTCGGACACGGAAATGCTTTTTACGGAGTGATGCTTACCTGGGTTGCCATCGCCCTGAACATGGCTTTCACCAATTTGCTGACGCATGGAGTCTTCCGCCCCATCATCGAACGGCTTATTCGCCACCGGAATATGAAAATTCCCCGTATCCGGAAGGAAAACGAATGGAAAATTGTTCTGGCAACAAGGATTTCACCTGCTCCATGGGCCCTGCAGAATTACCTTCTCGCCCTCGGGCATTCCCGCTGGAGATACTACCTCTGGTTTTCTCTTCCCATCCAAGGCGGCATCGGGCTGGCCATGATGCTGCTCGGGGAATCCGTTCTGAAGGGTGGATTTGGCTATGTCTTGCTCGCCATCTTTTTGATTTTTGTCGTGAACCTGTTACTACAAAATTTCCGCAAACGCCTCAGTCGTGAATCTGTCCAGCCAGAAATCTGA